The following DNA comes from Firmicutes bacterium CAG:345.
CATCATAATAAGCTCTTGAAACAACACCACTTGTAACATAAGCTGTTTTACCGACACTATCATCTGCAGCAAAAATTTCTTCCAATTTTGCAACTTTTCTTGCTGGTTCAGCTTTTGATGCTAAGATTTCAAGATTTACAGAATCACTGGTTCCTTTATATGTAACAGTAAGAGTAACAGAACCTGCACCAACAGCAGAAAGAATCTTACCATTAACTAAGAGAGCTTCAGTATTAGAAGAAGAAATTACTAAATCACCAGATGAAATTAATGCATTGAGATTAAAATCAACACTTGAGCCATTTTCATAAATAGCAATTTCAAGTCTTCTATCAGCTTCACTTGCATGCCATTCAGCTTGTAATTCTTCCTTATTTGCAATAGAAATTGTTACAACAACTGGAGTAGTACTAGATGGAGTAGTAGAACTAGGATTTGTAGAAATAGATGGAGTAACAGTTGAAGATGATGGAGTAGTAGAAGATGAGGATGGTGTCTTGTTACAAGAAGCACTAACACCAACTGTAAGCAAGCTAACTAATGTGAATAATAATAAATTTCTCTTTTTCATTAATCCCTCCTTATTCACTTTTATATATTACCGTGTAACGGATAATATCACTATTGTACGAAAGTTCCGTTTTGGATATCTTTCAAAACTGCTGTATATTTATTTTTTTTGGTCAATCCTAAAATAACTTTGACTACACCAAAACAAATAAATACTATAGAAATAACTAAGGTAACTACAAAAACCCAGAATTCAATACAATTTGTACTCAATTGGAAATTATTAGCTGCCTTTCTTGATAATCTAAAAAATATAAATGAAATAATTAAAATAATACCACCAACACAATTGAAAACCATTCCATTAGCAAAAGAATTATTACCTCTTTGAATTTCAGCATGAGATGCTCTAGCCAATGCCTTAACATCTTCTTCATCAAGATCAGAATGGACTAATCTTTGACAACGAGGGCAAACATATTCAACCTTTGTTTCAGAATCACATTTACCATCAGCAATTTCAAAAGAAGATTTTGATTTTTCAATCTTTTCTTCGTTAATTTCTTTTCCACAGTGTGTGCAAAACATATTTTATTATCCTTTCAAACAATTAATTAGCAGAATCAGCTGCTACTACAGGCAAATCAGAATTAGATGTAGGAATAATTTGCCAACGTCTATTTCCACTTGTTGTATCATGATAACTATAAACACCAGAGACATAGAATGATTTTCCAACAAAATCAGTATCGCTGGACCATGGTTTTAAAGCAGAATCATTTTCGTAATACATAAATGTAATATAAACATCAAATGGAGCATTAAAATACAAAGTAATTTCTGATTCACTAGAAACATAAGCACGAGTTACTTTTAAGGCTTCTTTGATTGAAACACGGCAATAGAGAACATCAGTACTTGCAGATATTAAATCTGCTGCCTTATCAAATTCATGTGTATATAAAGCATATTCTGTTGCAGCTGTTTCTTCAGCCTTTAAAATTACTTTAGAAGCTTTAGGATCTGTTGATGTAGTTCTAGATGGGAAATATGTATCTGTAATTTGGAAACCAAATTTACTATCTTGACATAAACCACGAATTTCGACAAATGCACCAATAGTGGTATAGCGACTATTAATAGAACTCATTCCAACAAAGACATTAATTCCAGCATATTCACCTTCTTCTGGAAGTGTAATTGTATCACTATGGAAATTATCACTATTATAATAACTTTGAATATATAATATATGATCTGAGAATCCAGCAACTGTACCACGGACAATAACTCTTTTGTTATTATATTTATTTTGATAAGTAGAATCAGCTAAGTTCTTTTCAATTTCACGTTTAATTTCAATGAGTGTTGTCATTTCATAATCACCTTTTGGGTAATCAGGATCTTCTTCATCAGAGAAAAGATGGAGCTTTTCTTTTCTTGCTTGAGCTTCTGCAGCAAAGAAAAGATCTTCATAAGAAGGCATATTATTAACATTTTTTGTATATGAATATCCTTCTTGAACTAACCAAAGATTCAATAATGTTAAAGTTTCGAATGGAGCATTCTTTTCTGTTAAATTAACCCAAACTAAAGCTAAATATCTTGAACCTGTACTATCAAATGATGGAACACCATAAGTTTCTTGAGCAGCAGTAATTACTATTGTTCCATTTTTATTTGCTTCATTTAATTTATCTTCGGTGAAATCACTCGCAGCATGTCCCCAAGGCTCAACACTACCTGTGCTTTCTGGAGTATCAACACCATAAAAACGTGTTTTAATTAAATTTGTCTTACTTGTATCAGTAAGTTCATAAAAATGTGCAGTATCACCATCAATTGCAAAAGCTAAAGAAACTTGAGCAACACCATCAGTCATGAAAGAGCGATCAGTATAATCTAATTTTAATTTAGCACCTTCTTGATTTATATAATCAACATGTGTTGAAGAAGAAGTTAATGATGAAGATGAACTACTAGAAGATGGTGTACTAATTGATGATGAACTTGAACTAGATGGAGATGTAGTTGTAGTTGAAGATGAAGAGGAAGATTCATTATTACTACTATTATTTGAACAACTTGCAACACCTAAAGTCATCGCTCCAAGAATTGCAATAGTCAAAGCTTTAAATATTTTTTTCATTAATTACGCCTCATTTACATATTAACTTTAATTTGATTTACTGCACTATCAAAAGCAGCATCAATAGTTTTACTATTAAGGAAAACTTGAGCTAAAATACCACCAACTTCATCACGGGCCTTAGAGCTTCCTTTAAAGACAGGATTATTAAAATAATGTCCACTAATTTGGTTAACAACTAATGATGCACTTAAAGATAAAACTTCAGTTGTATCTTCCAAATATTCTTTATAATATTCATCTTCATAGCAACTTTGACGAACTGGAATATAACCGCCAGAAACATCTGTAAATGAAATATTAACTTGAGTAGAAGTTATGTATTTTATAAATTTCCAAGAATATAAAGCTTCTAAAGCTTTTTGTGAATCAGATTCTTGTAAATTATTTAATACAGCTAAAGTAGGACCTTGAGAAACATATTCTGCTTCACTAACTTTATCTTTACTACATCTTGGTGGGACTTTACAAATACCTACTTCAAAAGAATATCCTGTAGGCAAATTATAGCTTGCACCACCAGAAGAGCCTATTGAAAAGACCGCTTGTCCATTAGTAAATAGATTACTACCATATTCATTAATTGTCCCTTTAGTAGTAAATAAGCCTTTATCATAATCCTCTTTTAAATCTCTAACCATATCTTTTGCAGCATCAGAATCGAAATCTAAAACTCCTTTTCCGTTGCTATCAAGTGAAAGGAAAGAATTTCCTGATTGTATAAGTTGAGAAATAAACATATTAGAATCACTATCATATACTGCTGGATAAAATCTTCCAGTAGCAAAATCAGATTCATGATTTTTAATTATTTGACATAAGTCCATAAATTCATCCCAATTGAGATTATTTAAATATTCTTCATAATCTCCAATTGAGCTGCCTGTATCTTGTTCATAAAAGTTAAAAATTTGTTGCATATAACGCTTATTATAAAACATTACTTCTGTAGATTTCATAAATGGGAAAGAATATGTTCCTTCTTGAGAATAATGTCTTCCTTCATCTAAGAAAGCTGGAACAAAATCATCAGCGCCTAAATCATCACCAAGATATAAATCTTTTCCTAAACCATAAGTATCATTGGTAATATAGTCATCTAAATTAACAACAAATTGGTGATCTGCGTCACCTGATTCGAGATAATTTGCAACATGATCTGGATAAGCAACTGTAATATTTGGAGCATCTGCTGTAGCTAAAGCTTTAGTTATTTTAGATTCCAAATCATCGTAGCTTCCTTGATAGGAAGCTGTAATATTGACATCTACTCCTTCATTCTCTTTAACTAATTTTGTAAAAGAATCAATTTGTTTTGAAAGTTCTTCTTGAATTGATTTTCCAAAAGTATGCCAGAAACTTAACTCAATAGTTCCCTTAGGATTATTTGTCGAATCATTTTTCGAAGAATTTGAAGAAGACGATGATGTTATTGGCTTAGATGAACTAGATGATGTATTATTTGAATTACAAGAAGATAGTCCGCCTAAAAGAGAAGCGACTCCAACTAATGATAATAAAATTTTATTTACTTTTTTCATTTTTCCCTCCTAGGCGGACAACTTCATTTGTCGTCCGCCATAACGAACGTATATTTAATTTATATTATTTATTTAATAGCAAGTTTAGCTGTATTTTCGGCATCAGCAAATTTTCCATCAATATAGGAATCTAATTCACTGCCTGTTAAAGACCAGCTATCTTTAATCAAGCATTGTGTGACTAAACCACCTACTGCAGAACGAGTTGCAGAAGAACCAATAAATACTGGTGATGTAAATGTATCAGTTAAAACTTCAGCACATGCAGAATATGCTTTAGCTTTAAGACGATCTACTGTTCTAGGAGCACATGCAGTATAATCACATGCATCAATATATTCTTGATCTTCATAAGAAGATTTTCTAACTGGCATATATCCACTTTCAAGAGCCCAGTCAAGAGCATTATCTTCACTTGTTAAAGTTTTCCAAAGTAACCAAGCAGCTGTTTTTTGAGCGAGATTATTATGATCAAGGACAGCCATAGAAGGACCTTGAAGAATAACTTTTGGATCTTTTCCTTCAGCATGTGGGATTCTTGCTGTACCAATGTTCATTGGATTAGTATCAGAGAATTGATATTTAACACCACCTGTAGAACCAATAGAGAAAACACATTTTCCTTCTGTAAATACTGTATTTACATAGTTGCCATTGTTTGTACCTTTTGTGAAAATATACTTTTTAGTTGCTGCATTATGGAATGTTGTCATCAATGCTTTCATTTCTGGGTTATTGAAATCGACAGAACCTTTACCAGTAACTTGGTTAACTGAAGTATAGTTATAGCCATATTGTTCAGCTAAAGTAATGAATAAGTTATCATCAGAGTCATATCCAAGAATACCACCAGTTTCTGGATCATATAAAGAATTGTTATTTGCAATATTATATTTTTCAAGTGCTGGGCAAAGTTTATTAAATAATTCTTCCCAAGTTAAGCTATTTAAATAATCAGCATCTAATGCATTGCCATTATTAATTGTTGCATCATAAGCACTTAAATCAACACCAATAAGAGTTTCATTATAGAACATTAATTCAGTAGATTTGCACCATGGAACTGAATACATACCAGTTTGAGTATAATTCGTACCTTCTGACATAAAGGAATCAACATAGTCATTGGCATCTTCTTCAGTTAATCCAACATAATCATTTAAAATGAAAGCTGATAAATCAACTGCTTTACCATAATCAAGATAATCAGCAACATGGTCAGGATATGCAACTACTAAATCAGGATAGTTATTTGAAGAGAAACCTGTAACTACTTTATTTTCCAAATCAGAATAGCTACCAGAAACATATTCATTTGTAACAGTAACGTTTGGTTGTGCACTCTTAAATTCTTCAATATATTTTTCTAAAGCAGGTTGGGTTGCCTTACCTGTTGTAGACCATAATGTAACAGTTGTTGGAACAGTAATTACTCCATTTTCATCAACAACAGAACTTAAATCAAGACCACCATTATCACCACTGCTTGAAGAGCTGGAAGATGTTGGCTTAGTTGTTGAAGAAGTAGAAGGTGTTGTACTACTTGTTGATGGTTTAGAAGCTGAAGATGAAGAAGATGAATTATTGCCACAAGATGCAACTAAAGCAGTAGTAGCAAGTAATGGAAGTAGTGTTAATACTTTCTTTAATTTCATATAATAAGATTTCCCTCCTTTTCTTAATTATACAAATATATTTTAACAGTTTTCACTGATAAAATTAACCTTTAATACCGGCGCGACCAACGCCTCTCATAATATATTTACGGAAAAAGACAAATAATAAGAACAATGGAACAGTAACTAAAACTGTTGCTGCCATTTGATAACCATATGATGTTTTACCAATATCTGCATCAGTAAAGCTTGATCCTCTTAAACCATTTGATATAAGACGGAAGTCATCTGAATTAGTAACCAAATTTGGCCAAACATATGAGTTCCATGTTCCCATGAATTTTAAAATAGTAATTGAAATAAGAGTAGGAGCGGCAAGCGGAACCATAACTCTCCATAAGAATTTCCAGTCTGATTTTCCATCAACTTTAGCAGCTAAATATAATTCATTTGGAATTTGCTTAAAGTTTTGTCTAAGCAAATAGATATGGAAAACAGATACTAAGAAAGGAACAATCATTGCCAAATATGCTTTAGTTAATGTTTGACCTGTTCCAATCCATCCAAATGCAGCAATGGTAATATAGTTAGAAATAACCATCATTTCACCTGGAATCATCATAGTCATTAAGAAAACTAAGAATAATGGTTCGCGGCCTTTAAATTTTAATCTAGCAAAAGCAAAGGCTGCAAAAATGGTTGTAATCAATGTACCTGCTGTAGAAAAAATTGCTACAACAATTGTATTTTTCATATATTTTAAGAAATCAAACGAATCAAATACATAGACATAGTTTGACCACATGACAATTGATGGGAAGAATGTTTGATTAATTTGTTCAACTTCAGAATTCGATTTTAAAGAAGTGATAATCATCCAATAAAATGGAAAAATAACAATTAATGCGAGAGCAATAAGTAAAATATAGACAATTGTTGTTGTAATGATATGTCCAATACGATCAGCTCTTTTTATCGTATCTACTGTTTTTCCTGAATCCGCTATAGATAATGTTACATTATTAGCTAATGATAATTCTTTAAATCTAGTATATTTTATTTTATTTTCTATAGAATGGTTAATATTTTGATTAGTACTTTCCATGATTAACCTCCCTAATAGTGAACACGTTTCTTAGAAACGTATAATTGCAACATTGTAAAGACAAGAATAATAGCGAATAAGAAAACAGCAGCTGCAGCAGCAAATGAAGTATTGGTAGCAAGATTTTGATAAATATAATAAACAATTGTGTACATATTATAAGAACCAGTTGTTGTTCCAGGATTATTAAATAAACCGACAATTGAGGAATATTCCTTAAATGCCCCAATAAAACTTGTAACTACAATATATAGAATTTGTGGAGATAAAAGTGGAATTGTAATATGCCATAAAACTTTTCTTTTTGGTGTGGAATCAATTTTAGCAGCATCATAATATTGTTTATCAATACCTTGTAAACCACTTAAGAAAATTAAAATTTTAAATGGTAATCCTGACCAAACAATATATAAGCATAATGGAATCATTGCGGTAGCTCTATCAGCACCATAAATCCAAAGTTTATCTAAATGAAAAATATAATTAATCAAACCTGTATCATCGAAGATAACAGAAAAAACCATACCAACAGCTATAGTATTTGTAACATATGGTAGGAAAAAGACTGTTTGTAAAAACTTTTGAAACCATTTAATAGAATTTAATCCGATAGAAATAAGTAAAGCTATAATTGTAGTTAATGGAACAGTAATAAAAACTATAATAAATGTATTTGGAATAGCATATCTAACAAAGTTAGTTTCTAATCCGCCACTATCTGTAGCTTTAGCGCCAAAAATAATAGCAAAATTATCCAATGTAAAGCCATCAAATGTTCCTAAAACTTGGTTATAATTTTTCATGAACGAAATTACAATTGTATCTATTAAAGGATAAATTAAGAAAATTACTAACAAGACAAGAACTGGAGCTAAATATAACCAAGCTTTCCAGTTATTTTTAGAAGAAACATCTTCAATATTTGTAATCTTATAATCCTTATTTTTATTTTTTTTAGACTTAGATACTAATCTAACAATTGTATTTTTCTCTTCGTCAAATTTATTTTCAAAGAATCTGTCTTTTTGTATATTTTCAATTCCTTGAAAAACATTTGTTTTATTCGGCGAAGTGTTTAATGTTTGACTATTCATTTAGCACCTCATTAATCCAAATAAATTCTATCTTCTGTTTCGGCATCAAATATATAAATTTTTGATTGTTTAATGCCTAATTTAATTTTTCCACTGAACGTTGTGCTTTCATTGCTAACAATAGCTTTAAGAGTAGGTTTAGTACAATGTTCATTTTTAGCAACAATAGAAATATCGCGTCCTAAAATTTGAATTTGATCAACATCGCATGCCAATTTAAATTCACAGCTATCAGTATTATCAGCAATAAAGCCTTCAGGACGAATTGCTACAAACAAATCCTGGTCCTTAATATCTTTTTCAGTCTTTGCAACTGCATCATCACCAATATAGACCACTTTGTCTTTGATGTAGCCTTTAAAAACATTAATTGGAGGAGTTCCTAAGAACATTGCGACAAACAGATTTTTAGGATTATTATAAACATTTTGCGGTGTATCCATTTGCTGCATAACACCAAGTTTCATAACAACGATTTCATCAGAAATTGACATTGCTTCTTCTTGGTCATGTGTAACGAAAATTGTTGTAATACCAGTATCACGTTGAATTCTTTTAATTTCTTCACGTGTTTGCAGTCTTAAGCGAGCGTCAAGGTTTGATAATGGTTCATCGAGTAATAAGACCTTAGGTCTTTTAACAAGAGCACGAGCAATAGCAACACGTTGTTGTTGACCACCAGAAAGTTGAGAAGGTTTACGCTGCAAATATTCATCAACCTGAACTAACTTTGCAGTTTCTCTAACAATATCTCTTCTTTCTTCCCGAGTTAATGCGCGGTGCGAAATTGCAGATTTAGTTTCAACAGAAAGATCAGTAAGAGATAATTTTTCACCAATGGCTGATAAAACTTTATCAGTTCTTTCTTTCGAAGCTCTTCTTAACTTAAAGAAAACTCTTGTTTTATCTTTATCAAAATATACTTTGAAATCAGAATATAAACATTTCATTTCCTTCATCATTTTTTCAAACATTTTTTTGAATACTGCATTCTTTACCGAAGAAATATGAGAAGAAACTGATACTATTGGTAAATTTTCTTTTATTTCATTTAAAAGTGTTTCATAATTTCTTCTTTTAATATTATTGATATCAGCAACAATTTCAAAACCTTTTCTGAAACGAGAAATAGCTACGCCATTAGCTTTGCCATATTTCTTACAAATACTCTTAAATTTTTTAATCGTTTCATCCATTTGATTCAGATCGAATGATGAATCTAATAATCCATTATAATGGCAAGAAACAAATTCATGTTCATCATGAGCAGATACAACACCACGAACTGTTGTATCAAATTTTGCTTCACTTGCTTTCTCTTCTTTAAAATCAACGCTATCAAAAACAACTACTTTTTTTGCATTTTCTAAGAATGTATCATGAATTTTAGGAGTTGTAGAATTTAAAATTACTAAAATAACCAAAAGTCCTTCTTGAACTTTAAAATTGATAGACGGATTTGCTATACCTAATTTTCTAGCTAAAATTCGAATACTTTCAACTATACCTTTTGGATCATCTTCTTTCTTTAAAGTATATTTAAATGTATAAGTATACTTATTAAATGCAATTAAAGGAACTTCTACTCTAAGATTAGTTAAAGGAAATTCAATGTTTTTATAAATAGTCATATGAGGATAAAGAGCATAGTTTTGGAAAACAAGTCCTATTCCTCTTTTTTCTGGAGAAAGATTTGTAACTTCTTCTTCGCCAAACCAAACCTCACCACTAGAAGGGATTTGAAGACCAGAAACCATATAAAGTGTTGTACTTTTACCACAACCAGAAGGTCCTAATAAACCTACAAGTTTTCCATCAGGAATTGTAATAGATAAATCTTTTACTGCAACTGTATCACGGACTTGTCTTTTTCCATCTCCCGGGAAAATTTTTGTTAAATTATTAATTCTAATTTCCATTTTTTCTTTCTCCTTTAGTATTATTTAGTTCCATCATCAGCATATTTATCATCTTGATTTATATGTAACTTTTTAGCTTTGTTAGCCTCTAAATGATTTTTTATTCTTGTTATAAAGAACTTAACAAAGTATCCAATCATAAGTATTGATATAACAGCGAACACACAAATAGGTATATCACATGGATTAAACACTGTGGCTGAATTAAATAAAGAAGTAGAACGGAAAATTACAAAAATTGCAAATTCAAATATTGAGAACAATGCAACAAATCCAGAAAGTGCAGTTTTAACAAATAATTTTGGCTTTACTCTCTTAAATTCATCATTTTTATATTTGTTTTTTTGATATAAGAATACCGCAACAGCTGAAGCGATATAAACTCCTACAAATATAAGAGAACTCAATGCAAGTTGAAGAGTAATATTATTTCCATCATATTTAAAATCTTCACCATAAAATCTAATTGAACTAAAGACTTTACTTATGTCAGAACGATTAACCCGAACACTATTTTTTACGCTTATTATGTTAACACCAAAGGACATTTCTTGGAGTTCAATTGAAACTAAACCATTTAAATCAACATCCTCAACAAGCAATCTAAGTATTCCTCCATCGCCATTTAGCACAATGTTAGCTGATCTTCCAGAAAAAGATTTTTTTACAGATTTTCCATTATTATAATTTAAAACTAAAAGTGAATTGTTAACAGATTCAAAAGCATACTTCATAGCTTTTGTTCCTTCGTTTATTTCTTTTTCATTTTTTGAATAAACAGAACCTTTTAATTCTTTATAGCTTTCTAAAGCATTAATACTATAATTAAATTCAAAAGCACAGAAAGAATTAAATGTAGAAATATTATGGAATTTCAAAGTAATCAAATCTGAATCTTTTTGAATTTTTGCTTTTTCGAATTTTCCAACTGGTGTGAAATAATACTCAAAATTATAATCTGGTACAATAACACCACTATCATTTTTTACTGCCTTATAAATATTTGTAAAAGTTATAGAACTTAAGTCCAGTTCTTCATTTTCGTCAACATCTAATGCCAAATTAACAATCAAAGAAGGGTTTCCGAATAAAATTCCCGCTCCATAATAATCATTTCCATTATTGGAAAGATTAGGTAATTCACAAGATCTTTTTTCTTTCACACCATTTTCATTTATAACATCATAATAGACTTCAAACGGATGAAAATCATTCTCATTATAATATCCAAACAAAAAACTTAAATTTTGATTAGAACTTTTATAATCAAACGTAGTTCTAAAAGAAATATTGTCTTTTGTTCTTGTCGCCGAATTAGCTGTAACATTAAAAGCACTAGCAAAAGAAGAATCCACTTCTTCAATATTGGCTGCATTGCTATTAACGGTAAGTTTAACAGCTTCTTTTTCCTTATAGTTTATGATGTTAGTATTTGAAGATTTGGCCGCCGAAGGCATAGAAAACAGGGATAATAAAAAAACCGGTAGCATAAAAGAGAATATGCGGCCTATATTCCTTTTGCCACGATTTAACCTATAAGACATGTATTTTTTCATACATTTATTGTAACAATGGAAAAAATAGTTTTCAATACTTTTTAATAAAATATTTTGAAAACGCTAACATTTTCAATATATATTAAATTTTTAATTTTTTTATAAATATATTATATGTTGCCAAAGAGTGAAAGAAATCGCTTACACTGAATAAGTAAATCAGTAAAACTATCAGAAAATTTAATATATTTAAATTATTTGACTTTTTATATTTTTTTATATGTTTTTTGCTAATTTTCACTTTAAAATTGTCATTTTTTCTAACAAATTGCAAAAATCAAAGAAATATTGTCTTTAATTATAAAAATAAAAATATCTAAGTTGAAAAAAACAATATAATAAGGTAATATATTCGTTATGAAAAGGATGAATAATAAATGAGAGAATTAATAGGATATTTATTTAAATCACTATACAATAACTCAATAGTTATTGAACAAAGAAAAAAAAGAAATATTGGAATTGCAATTGTATTTATGCTTTTATCTTTAATACTAGTTGTCATCCCTACATTGGTAACAGGATTTAACACTAATGGATCTAAAATTATTACCAACTCTAACAATTATGAAGTTGATAGAATTATGACAATCTTCGCTGATGAAAAATATGATGTTACAATCAATGATGATAGTTCTATTACCGTTAATGATTCAAGACTTTTAAACACTTTTACTTCTAAAGAAGCAGATGCTAACCCAATCGTATTTACTCAAAAATATAAGGTAAAAGATGACGAAGGAAATGATGTAGAAAAAGATCTTGTCTTATTCAAGTTATTTTACTATGATGGTGACCCATTAGCTACTAATGAAGCTGAAAAAGATTATACAGCCTGGTTAAATTCCAAAGTCCTTTATAAAAATGATGAAGGAACACCCCTTGTCGCTCCACGCACTTACTTAGTCATAACAAAAAGTTATTTTTCATTAAATGTA
Coding sequences within:
- a CDS encoding aBC-type transport system permease component (product inferred by homology to UniProt), with the protein product MESTNQNINHSIENKIKYTRFKELSLANNVTLSIADSGKTVDTIKRADRIGHIITTTIVYILLIALALIVIFPFYWMIITSLKSNSEVEQINQTFFPSIVMWSNYVYVFDSFDFLKYMKNTIVVAIFSTAGTLITTIFAAFAFARLKFKGREPLFLVFLMTMMIPGEMMVISNYITIAAFGWIGTGQTLTKAYLAMIVPFLVSVFHIYLLRQNFKQIPNELYLAAKVDGKSDWKFLWRVMVPLAAPTLISITILKFMGTWNSYVWPNLVTNSDDFRLISNGLRGSSFTDADIGKTSYGYQMAATVLVTVPLFLLFVFFRKYIMRGVGRAGIKG
- a CDS encoding aBC transporter substrate-binding protein (product inferred by homology to UniProt) → MKKVNKILLSLVGVASLLGGLSSCNSNNTSSSSSKPITSSSSSNSSKNDSTNNPKGTIELSFWHTFGKSIQEELSKQIDSFTKLVKENEGVDVNITASYQGSYDDLESKITKALATADAPNITVAYPDHVANYLESGDADHQFVVNLDDYITNDTYGLGKDLYLGDDLGADDFVPAFLDEGRHYSQEGTYSFPFMKSTEVMFYNKRYMQQIFNFYEQDTGSSIGDYEEYLNNLNWDEFMDLCQIIKNHESDFATGRFYPAVYDSDSNMFISQLIQSGNSFLSLDSNGKGVLDFDSDAAKDMVRDLKEDYDKGLFTTKGTINEYGSNLFTNGQAVFSIGSSGGASYNLPTGYSFEVGICKVPPRCSKDKVSEAEYVSQGPTLAVLNNLQESDSQKALEALYSWKFIKYITSTQVNISFTDVSGGYIPVRQSCYEDEYYKEYLEDTTEVLSLSASLVVNQISGHYFNNPVFKGSSKARDEVGGILAQVFLNSKTIDAAFDSAVNQIKVNM
- a CDS encoding unknown (no significant homology to UniProt); the protein is MFCTHCGKEINEEKIEKSKSSFEIADGKCDSETKVEYVCPRCQRLVHSDLDEEDVKALARASHAEIQRGNNSFANGMVFNCVGGIILIISFIFFRLSRKAANNFQLSTNCIEFWVFVVTLVISIVFICFGVVKVILGLTKKNKYTAVLKDIQNGTFVQ
- a CDS encoding aBC-type transport system substrate-binding component (product inferred by homology to UniProt), with the translated sequence MKLKKVLTLLPLLATTALVASCGNNSSSSSSASKPSTSSTTPSTSSTTKPTSSSSSSSGDNGGLDLSSVVDENGVITVPTTVTLWSTTGKATQPALEKYIEEFKSAQPNVTVTNEYVSGSYSDLENKVVTGFSSNNYPDLVVAYPDHVADYLDYGKAVDLSAFILNDYVGLTEEDANDYVDSFMSEGTNYTQTGMYSVPWCKSTELMFYNETLIGVDLSAYDATINNGNALDADYLNSLTWEELFNKLCPALEKYNIANNNSLYDPETGGILGYDSDDNLFITLAEQYGYNYTSVNQVTGKGSVDFNNPEMKALMTTFHNAATKKYIFTKGTNNGNYVNTVFTEGKCVFSIGSTGGVKYQFSDTNPMNIGTARIPHAEGKDPKVILQGPSMAVLDHNNLAQKTAAWLLWKTLTSEDNALDWALESGYMPVRKSSYEDQEYIDACDYTACAPRTVDRLKAKAYSACAEVLTDTFTSPVFIGSSATRSAVGGLVTQCLIKDSWSLTGSELDSYIDGKFADAENTAKLAIK
- a CDS encoding aBC transporter permease (product inferred by homology to UniProt), giving the protein MNSQTLNTSPNKTNVFQGIENIQKDRFFENKFDEEKNTIVRLVSKSKKNKNKDYKITNIEDVSSKNNWKAWLYLAPVLVLLVIFLIYPLIDTIVISFMKNYNQVLGTFDGFTLDNFAIIFGAKATDSGGLETNFVRYAIPNTFIIVFITVPLTTIIALLISIGLNSIKWFQKFLQTVFFLPYVTNTIAVGMVFSVIFDDTGLINYIFHLDKLWIYGADRATAMIPLCLYIVWSGLPFKILIFLSGLQGIDKQYYDAAKIDSTPKRKVLWHITIPLLSPQILYIVVTSFIGAFKEYSSIVGLFNNPGTTTGSYNMYTIVYYIYQNLATNTSFAAAAAVFLFAIILVFTMLQLYVSKKRVHY
- a CDS encoding putative DNase/RNase endonuclease (product inferred by homology to UniProt), encoding MKKIFKALTIAILGAMTLGVASCSNNSSNNESSSSSSTTTTSPSSSSSSSISTPSSSSSSSSLTSSSTHVDYINQEGAKLKLDYTDRSFMTDGVAQVSLAFAIDGDTAHFYELTDTSKTNLIKTRFYGVDTPESTGSVEPWGHAASDFTEDKLNEANKNGTIVITAAQETYGVPSFDSTGSRYLALVWVNLTEKNAPFETLTLLNLWLVQEGYSYTKNVNNMPSYEDLFFAAEAQARKEKLHLFSDEEDPDYPKGDYEMTTLIEIKREIEKNLADSTYQNKYNNKRVIVRGTVAGFSDHILYIQSYYNSDNFHSDTITLPEEGEYAGINVFVGMSSINSRYTTIGAFVEIRGLCQDSKFGFQITDTYFPSRTTSTDPKASKVILKAEETAATEYALYTHEFDKAADLISASTDVLYCRVSIKEALKVTRAYVSSESEITLYFNAPFDVYITFMYYENDSALKPWSSDTDFVGKSFYVSGVYSYHDTTSGNRRWQIIPTSNSDLPVVAADSAN